Below is a genomic region from Telmatobacter sp. DSM 110680.
GAGGATAGTTGCTGCTGCCGGGCAAGAGCTACGCTCTCAATCACCAACTTCCGGATGACATCCTCTTGATTCTGGGTTGGAGAATGAAATGCACGCAGAAGGTTCAACGCATCGTCGTACATGCCTCGACGTAGCAGTACCTCTGCGTCCAAAAGCTGGAACTCTGCAGCCCATTCAGGATTGCCTGTCCGATTCTGGATGTAGCCCTGCTCCGCTAGCCTCTGGCATTTTTCAAGCTGCCCCTTAACGAAGAGCAGTTGCGCTTTGTTGTACTGAGCTCCGGGAGTCGCGCGATCAGAATCCCGAAGCGAAATCAGCAACAGAAGTCCTGCTGCACACACAAACACGCTACGCCAGCGCACTTCGAACCGGACCATGGCTTCTCTCGCAGACAGTCAGAATCTAATTGTCTACGATCGGCCCCGGTCATTGTTGCGTGACCCGCGCCCGTGCTCTATGGATAACTTGTTCCGTTGGTCTTGCCGCCGCCACCCGTCAGGGTTCCCCCACCCACGCATCCCATCACCATTTCGATCATGTTCAGAGTGATAGTTGTATTTCGCGGAGATCCCGTCGGCGTTTTGAAGTCCGACTGTTTCAGGGTAAGGGTCGCGAAGTAGATCTTGCCGAAGTTCGGCACATCGAAGGCATGCCCAAAGCTGCGTCCCGGAAAATCTCCCTTCGCGTGCTTGACCAACGAGCATGAGATCGGCTCCTCTTTGTTGGGGATTGCTGGAAGTCGATTGTAACGCGCAGAGATGTCGGACGGAACATTCTGATGGCTCTGGATGTGCTCGCGTTGAGCGCTGACGCGTTGAAAGAATCCCGGGTCGGTCGTATACGGAGCATCGTCTTTAGGCTTGGCTCCGAGCATGTCTAAATTCAGCTCGAGGTTCACCGGATGGCCGGCGATGCGTAGGTTTTCATAGCGCGTGCCCAGGAATGTCACGGTTGGAACGTATCCAACGAGAGGATGATCGGTGGAGATCTGCGCGACAATGCGATCCGCGGTCACAATATCCAATACATTCAGGCCTTCGATCACCGAGGTCGATAATGTATTCCAGCCGTGATCAACTTTGGTGTCGGGATTGCCCGCCACCTGGGTGTAAGCGGAGCGGAAGGAGACAACCCCGCCGAGCCTGTAGTTCTCCACATGCTGTGAGAGGTATCCGCCACGCTCGTTGAGTTTCACATAAGTAGGAGGCTTCACTTCCTGAACGAGCGGAAGCGTAATGTTTCCAGACAGCGCTTCAGCTTCTGCGTGATAGATGTGATATCTCTCTTCGGGGCAATCTGCCATTGCGAATCTCGCTTTCTGAATGCTGGATTGAGTCTCTAGTCGACAAATTGTATGTCGAGTGCGTGCCTGTCAATCTCCGTTCGAGTCCCCTGTGGATCGATCCCGGCGATGGCAAGTGTATATGAGCCTTGCGTCAGCCCGATGCCGGGAATCACGAGGGAGACGATCCCGTCACCAGATGCCCCGGCTTTGGCCGCAGTTAGCGTCCGAGTCCAAAGCTGCTTTCCCTGAGGATCGTACAAAGTGAAGGAGTAAGTCGCAACTCCTGAATCCTGCGGCAATTCAATCGAAAGTACAGCTCCTTGCGTGCGATCGGCCTGGACTTGAGTGTGCGCGGCGCCCCGTGTCCCTGCATGAAAAGCTGTTGATGGCAGCAAGCTTGGTTGGGTAGCGGCCATGCGGAGAGAGGGAATCGTCGACAGGTTTTGATAGCCAACGACTGCCAGCAATGCGGCAAATGCGGGGATCGCAAAGGCGGGGCGCAGCCACGATTGCCAATTGATTCTCTTCCGGTCCGGTCGGGGTGAGTATGGCACTGAAGGCGCAGGGGAAGCAGGGGTGAGCTTGGGCAGTTCGACTTTTGCGGCATCAATAAAAGCCGCCCCGGCACGCAATTCCAGCGAGCACTCCGAGCAATCGAAGGCATGTTCTTCGAAGGCGTCACGCTGCTCCGGTGAAAGCTCGCCAAGCAGATATCGCTCCGCCACCATTTGTTTTATAGCTTCGTTATGTTCCATCAAACCACTTCCTCAACTTGCCAGCTCAAAAATTCCAGCAAAAACACCTGCTGAGAGATGGTGAATCGGTTCACGAAATCGTTTCATTAATGGGTGGTCGTACCCAAATTCATTCGTTTCAGATATTCAACCTTAAAATCCTGCTTTGCGCGGTGTAGAAGTACGCGGAGATACTCTCGATCGACGCCAAACTCGCGGCATATTTCTTCCCGGTCACGCTCATCGAGGAACACCGCCTTCAACAGGGAGCGATCTCGCACGGGCAAATCCAGCAATATCTCGCGTACCTTGGAGCTCAACTGGGTGGAAGCGATCATGCTCACGACGTCGGCGCCGGTTGCCTGGGGTTCCGGGCTGCCTTCTTCGTCGAGCGACTGACTTCGGCTGGAGGACCGATAGTGCTCCAAGAGGACGTTATTGCAGACCGTATTCACAAAGGCCCCAAAACGGTCCGGCTGGCGCAGGGCATTCTCTCTGCGCAGCGTGGAAAAAACCCTGGCAAAGGTCTCCTGGCGCACGTCTTCAATGGCCTGGGGGGACTGAAGCCGCGAGCGAAGTTTCAAGTGGAGCAGTTCCGTGAAATAACCCACGAAATGCTCCTGGGTAGCCAGGTCCCCGGCACGCAAATTTTCGATGTAGCCTGCATCGAATGAACGAAATTCCAATGAAGTCTCCGCCAACCCGAGAGGACGTAAGTATAGCATTGGCGTGACTTGCGCACGGTGACGACCGCGCGGACGAATTGCGGGACGAACGCGATTTTGCTTAAACGCGCCTCGAACGGGAACCGTTTTGATGGACACTTAACTCACTCCCACGGAATCTGGGGGGATACTCCGGCTCATGCACGAGGATCAGCCCCGTCAGTTCCGC
It encodes:
- a CDS encoding RNA polymerase sigma factor translates to MEFRSFDAGYIENLRAGDLATQEHFVGYFTELLHLKLRSRLQSPQAIEDVRQETFARVFSTLRRENALRQPDRFGAFVNTVCNNVLLEHYRSSSRSQSLDEEGSPEPQATGADVVSMIASTQLSSKVREILLDLPVRDRSLLKAVFLDERDREEICREFGVDREYLRVLLHRAKQDFKVEYLKRMNLGTTTH
- a CDS encoding zf-HC2 domain-containing protein, whose amino-acid sequence is MEHNEAIKQMVAERYLLGELSPEQRDAFEEHAFDCSECSLELRAGAAFIDAAKVELPKLTPASPAPSVPYSPRPDRKRINWQSWLRPAFAIPAFAALLAVVGYQNLSTIPSLRMAATQPSLLPSTAFHAGTRGAAHTQVQADRTQGAVLSIELPQDSGVATYSFTLYDPQGKQLWTRTLTAAKAGASGDGIVSLVIPGIGLTQGSYTLAIAGIDPQGTRTEIDRHALDIQFVD